A stretch of Methanosphaerula palustris E1-9c DNA encodes these proteins:
- a CDS encoding methyl-accepting chemotaxis protein, whose translation MDLEQCTKDLEIAKKMAGQFELLSTGINQLPVPIHIIDTTYTILYTNEAAAGIVGKRREEVIGKKCFDLYRSSACNTPECPCRVAMEKGIPYHTEIPLGETIIDGTGLPLKDSAGTIIGAIEYFPDVTEQKKAVTDILWVAEQAENGVLSARTDPSQHTGDFQKMAVGINGILDAVIGPLNIAADFVAKISAGMAPEKITANYQGDFNVLMHNLNQQIDVIVMRNTELDMLIEAAIEGKLTTRADPSKFQGGNKKMMEGVNAMLDAIIAPLNVAIDYYNKIGIGDIPEKRTNKVNGDIIEMQRSINNCIDNINALVTDANMLSVAAVEGKLATRADATKHQGDYRKIIEGFNQTLDAVITPLNLAAECIDRISKGDIPDKTNRQLNGDFNTLHINLNNLIDNINALVTDANLLAEAAIEGKLANRADTTRHLGDYKKVIGGFNRTLDSVTEPVNEAMRVSNEFAKYNFTARVDKNLKVAGDFIAFKDALDGIGISISTAMKGISVQMTDLAASAEEANASVEEVVSGAQQVAGSTGKVSSNAELGNHGLEQVLKAMEDLSAAVEEVTASTESVATLANNANTISKDGAELARKAEQGMVGITRSTNEVDQIIGEIKSEMQMIGKIVGLISDLANQTNLLALNAAIEAARAGDAGRGFAVVAAEVKSLAQESRTSAESIADMIGGLQHKSELAAKATASASKEVGVGSAVLSETLNVFNRIVADVEKITRSVEEVASASEEQAATVEEITASVHEVSSLVDGTASEAGDAAAASEETSAAIDEVGKIIENVNVIVDKVSREISIFRV comes from the coding sequence ATGGATCTTGAACAATGTACAAAAGATCTTGAAATAGCCAAGAAAATGGCAGGGCAGTTTGAGTTACTCTCTACAGGGATCAACCAGTTGCCGGTCCCGATTCACATCATCGATACCACGTACACAATCCTCTATACAAATGAGGCTGCTGCAGGTATCGTAGGCAAGAGAAGAGAAGAGGTCATCGGCAAGAAGTGCTTCGATCTGTACAGGTCCTCGGCCTGCAACACCCCCGAATGCCCGTGCAGGGTTGCAATGGAGAAAGGGATCCCTTATCACACCGAGATCCCGCTGGGTGAGACTATAATCGACGGAACCGGATTGCCTTTGAAAGACAGTGCCGGCACAATAATTGGTGCGATCGAGTACTTCCCAGATGTAACCGAACAGAAGAAAGCCGTCACCGATATTCTCTGGGTCGCCGAACAGGCAGAGAATGGGGTTCTCTCCGCACGGACCGACCCATCACAGCATACCGGGGACTTTCAGAAGATGGCAGTAGGTATCAATGGGATCCTCGATGCAGTCATCGGACCATTGAATATCGCTGCTGACTTTGTCGCCAAGATCAGCGCAGGGATGGCACCTGAAAAGATCACTGCGAATTATCAGGGTGACTTCAATGTTCTGATGCATAACCTGAATCAGCAGATCGATGTGATTGTGATGCGGAATACTGAACTTGATATGCTGATAGAGGCTGCAATCGAGGGTAAACTCACAACACGCGCCGATCCTTCCAAGTTCCAGGGCGGTAACAAAAAGATGATGGAGGGTGTCAATGCGATGCTCGATGCCATCATCGCTCCGTTAAATGTTGCCATAGATTATTATAATAAAATCGGTATTGGCGACATTCCGGAGAAGAGAACCAACAAGGTGAACGGCGACATCATCGAGATGCAGAGGAGCATCAACAACTGTATCGACAACATCAATGCACTCGTCACTGATGCCAATATGCTCTCGGTAGCGGCAGTCGAAGGAAAACTCGCGACTAGGGCGGACGCAACCAAACACCAGGGTGACTACAGGAAGATCATCGAAGGGTTCAACCAGACCCTCGACGCTGTTATCACACCATTGAATCTGGCTGCAGAATGCATTGATCGGATCAGTAAAGGTGATATCCCAGATAAGACAAATCGTCAGCTCAATGGTGACTTCAACACGCTTCACATCAACCTGAACAACCTCATCGACAATATCAATGCGCTCGTCACCGATGCTAATTTGCTCGCAGAGGCCGCCATAGAGGGAAAACTCGCCAACAGAGCGGATACAACCAGACACCTGGGCGATTACAAAAAGGTCATAGGGGGATTCAACAGAACGCTCGATTCTGTGACCGAGCCGGTCAATGAGGCGATGCGGGTCTCGAACGAGTTTGCCAAGTACAACTTCACCGCCAGGGTCGACAAGAACCTGAAGGTTGCCGGCGACTTCATCGCGTTCAAGGATGCCCTGGACGGGATCGGAATCTCCATCTCCACAGCAATGAAGGGGATCAGCGTCCAGATGACCGACCTCGCAGCCTCGGCAGAGGAGGCGAACGCCAGCGTCGAGGAGGTGGTCTCCGGGGCACAGCAGGTCGCCGGCAGCACCGGCAAGGTCAGTTCCAACGCAGAGTTGGGAAACCATGGGCTCGAACAGGTGCTGAAGGCGATGGAGGATCTCTCTGCCGCAGTCGAGGAGGTGACCGCCAGCACCGAGTCCGTCGCCACCCTCGCCAATAATGCAAATACGATCTCCAAGGATGGAGCGGAACTCGCACGAAAGGCCGAGCAGGGGATGGTCGGGATCACCCGCTCTACCAATGAGGTCGACCAGATCATCGGCGAGATCAAGTCAGAAATGCAGATGATCGGCAAGATTGTCGGCCTGATCTCGGACCTGGCCAACCAGACGAACCTGCTCGCCCTGAACGCAGCCATCGAGGCCGCCCGGGCCGGCGATGCAGGACGTGGTTTTGCGGTGGTCGCAGCCGAGGTGAAGTCCCTGGCCCAGGAGTCCAGGACCTCGGCAGAGTCGATCGCCGATATGATCGGGGGACTTCAGCACAAGTCCGAACTGGCCGCAAAGGCGACCGCGTCAGCGTCAAAGGAGGTCGGGGTGGGGTCGGCAGTTCTCTCCGAGACCCTGAACGTCTTCAACAGGATCGTTGCCGATGTCGAGAAGATCACCCGCTCGGTTGAAGAGGTCGCGAGCGCCTCCGAAGAGCAGGCTGCCACCGTCGAGGAGATCACGGCCAGTGTCCACGAGGTGAGTTCCCTGGTGGACGGGACAGCCAGTGAGGCGGGCGATGCGGCTGCAGCCAGCGAGGAGACATCAGCCGCGATCGATGAAGTCGGGAAGATCATCGAGAACGTGAATGTGATCGTCGATAAAGTCTCAAGAGAGATCAGTATATTCAGAGTCTGA
- a CDS encoding winged helix-turn-helix transcriptional regulator, whose amino-acid sequence MIAKKWALLIIAILGNEGEKGFNELKRELGCISPKPLSDTLKNLERIGLVSKKVLGTSPPTVKYSLTPEGWELRDHLIPMLVWVSEHGGQDMPGCPIRARKHP is encoded by the coding sequence GTGATAGCGAAGAAGTGGGCGCTCCTGATCATCGCGATCCTCGGCAATGAAGGGGAGAAGGGGTTCAACGAACTGAAGCGGGAGCTTGGTTGTATCAGTCCGAAGCCGCTCTCGGACACGCTGAAAAACCTTGAACGGATTGGACTGGTGAGCAAGAAGGTCCTGGGGACTTCGCCGCCGACGGTGAAATATTCTCTCACACCGGAGGGTTGGGAACTGCGGGATCATCTGATCCCGATGCTGGTCTGGGTCTCTGAACACGGCGGACAGGATATGCCGGGCTGCCCGATACGGGCGCGAAAGCACCCCTGA
- a CDS encoding heavy metal translocating P-type ATPase: MGHSCSNNCTDDDGAYDGVWYGFPPLRNALIAAVIAVSGFILGLLGIIPELVVTLFFVVAILLGAYHWAREGFEDLFHEHAIGIEMLMIAATLGSIVLELWGEAVTLVVLYAAAEGVEHITYARTRASIRKLLDIAPKEAVLIRSGDEQVIPAEQLKVGDMFLVKPGAGIPTDGIIVKGRSSINEAAVTGESMPVEKQEGMKVFAATFNVDGALEVRATATFSDNTLTRMIHMVEEAQEQKGKTQAFIERFGRKYTPAVFFVSLMLILIPPFFGIPFNELAIRGVVLLIAAAPCALVMSTPVAVAAGIGSAGKHGILIKGGIHLENLGKTKAVAFDKTGTLTTGTPAVTDIIPLNGDEHDVLRIAYTIERCSDHPLARAIVMRAEVAGIQPHDAVDLCALAGQAATATIDGTVYYVGKPEFFTRVNPDAETQQEIGRLRSDGKTVMFVGTQERILGLVAVRDQVRPNAKATIDQLHAMGIATIMLTGDNRITANAVAANLGIDDIRTDLKPEDKTAAIESLKEKYGSVVMIGDGINDAPALAQATVGIAMGTIGTDAAIEAADVALMADDLSKVPEAIAFGKKALAVSNQNIVFSVAVLAILIPGALLGVLGVTLAVIFHEASELLAVGNGLRVTKR, from the coding sequence ATGGGTCATTCATGTTCAAACAATTGCACTGATGATGATGGGGCGTATGATGGCGTTTGGTACGGTTTTCCCCCGCTCCGTAATGCGCTGATAGCCGCAGTAATAGCAGTATCAGGATTCATTCTCGGTCTTCTCGGGATTATTCCGGAACTGGTCGTAACCCTGTTCTTCGTTGTCGCCATCCTCCTCGGGGCTTACCACTGGGCCCGGGAAGGATTTGAAGATCTGTTCCACGAGCATGCGATCGGCATTGAAATGCTGATGATCGCCGCCACACTGGGGTCGATCGTGCTCGAGCTCTGGGGAGAGGCCGTGACGCTGGTCGTTCTGTACGCTGCAGCCGAAGGCGTAGAACATATCACCTACGCCCGGACGCGGGCATCGATACGGAAATTGCTTGATATTGCGCCGAAGGAAGCGGTCCTGATCAGGAGCGGGGACGAACAGGTGATCCCGGCCGAACAACTCAAGGTCGGGGATATGTTCCTCGTGAAACCCGGGGCCGGCATCCCCACCGACGGCATCATCGTGAAAGGCCGGTCCAGTATCAACGAGGCCGCGGTCACCGGTGAATCCATGCCTGTAGAAAAGCAGGAAGGTATGAAAGTCTTCGCTGCAACCTTCAATGTCGATGGTGCCCTGGAAGTACGGGCGACAGCCACATTCAGTGACAATACCCTCACCAGGATGATCCACATGGTCGAAGAGGCACAGGAGCAGAAGGGGAAGACCCAGGCCTTTATTGAGAGATTCGGGCGGAAATATACGCCGGCGGTCTTCTTCGTATCGCTCATGCTCATTCTCATTCCGCCGTTTTTCGGCATCCCGTTCAACGAGCTTGCGATACGGGGCGTAGTGCTTCTCATTGCAGCAGCACCGTGCGCACTCGTCATGTCCACACCGGTTGCTGTTGCAGCCGGTATCGGGTCGGCAGGAAAGCACGGCATTCTCATCAAAGGAGGTATCCACCTGGAGAATCTCGGGAAGACAAAGGCGGTTGCGTTCGACAAGACCGGGACCCTTACGACCGGGACTCCGGCAGTGACCGATATCATCCCACTGAATGGTGATGAGCATGATGTCCTCCGGATCGCCTATACGATCGAGCGTTGCTCTGATCACCCGCTCGCCCGGGCCATTGTGATGCGTGCTGAGGTCGCTGGCATTCAGCCGCACGATGCAGTGGATCTATGCGCCCTTGCCGGCCAGGCTGCAACGGCAACCATCGACGGGACGGTTTATTATGTGGGCAAACCGGAATTTTTTACCCGCGTGAATCCTGACGCAGAGACGCAGCAGGAGATCGGCCGGCTTCGCTCTGACGGAAAGACGGTCATGTTCGTAGGGACGCAGGAGAGGATTCTCGGTCTCGTCGCGGTCAGGGATCAGGTCCGGCCGAATGCAAAGGCCACGATCGACCAGCTCCATGCGATGGGTATAGCGACGATCATGCTGACCGGTGACAACCGAATCACAGCCAATGCCGTAGCTGCCAATCTTGGAATAGATGACATCCGGACCGATCTGAAGCCGGAAGACAAGACTGCTGCAATCGAGTCGCTCAAGGAGAAATACGGATCGGTCGTCATGATCGGCGATGGCATCAACGATGCCCCGGCACTCGCCCAGGCAACCGTTGGTATCGCTATGGGTACGATCGGGACCGATGCGGCAATCGAAGCGGCCGATGTGGCCCTGATGGCCGACGACCTGTCAAAAGTACCGGAAGCCATTGCGTTCGGGAAGAAAGCCCTTGCGGTCTCCAATCAGAATATTGTCTTCTCGGTCGCGGTGCTCGCCATCCTTATCCCGGGCGCCCTTCTCGGGGTTCTCGGCGTAACGCTCGCGGTGATCTTCCATGAAGCGTCCGAACTCCTCGCGGTAGGAAACGGGCTGCGGGTTACAAAGCGGTGA
- a CDS encoding zinc-binding dehydrogenase encodes MPGEIADPSDSNFRKGQHVIALMGGMGRSFDGGYAQYALLPVSHVFTVDTDFTWTELAAVPETYFTAYGSLFDCLQLVPSDTLFIRRATSALGLASLQLAKSIGCIVFASTRNKEKYDLLKICGADGVLLDDGTITQQFRTVCPEGITKVLELVGPNTLEESMTFLTYHGIVCMTGILGDKGVLENFDPIKDIPNSVYLSSFFSNYPTQESIDRIFAHLRHYNLKPIIGKVFPLEKIANAHLLMEQNAANGKVVVVIEE; translated from the coding sequence GTGCCGGGGGAAATTGCAGATCCTTCAGATAGTAATTTCAGAAAGGGACAGCACGTGATAGCACTCATGGGCGGCATGGGACGAAGCTTCGATGGAGGGTACGCCCAATATGCGTTACTTCCAGTCAGTCATGTATTCACGGTTGATACAGATTTCACCTGGACAGAACTCGCAGCCGTTCCCGAGACCTACTTTACTGCATACGGCTCGTTATTTGATTGCCTGCAGCTTGTTCCATCAGATACGCTGTTCATCCGGAGGGCTACCAGTGCACTTGGCCTTGCCTCCCTGCAGCTGGCCAAGAGTATAGGTTGCATTGTCTTCGCATCGACCCGGAACAAAGAAAAATATGATCTCCTGAAAATCTGCGGTGCTGATGGTGTATTGCTAGATGACGGCACAATAACACAGCAATTCCGGACCGTTTGCCCTGAAGGTATCACGAAAGTCCTCGAACTGGTCGGCCCAAATACGCTGGAGGAATCAATGACCTTCCTGACCTATCACGGCATTGTCTGCATGACCGGTATATTGGGGGATAAAGGAGTACTGGAAAATTTTGATCCGATCAAAGATATTCCCAATAGTGTTTACCTGTCTTCCTTTTTCAGTAACTATCCAACACAGGAATCTATAGACAGGATATTTGCACATCTCCGGCACTATAACCTGAAACCCATCATCGGAAAGGTGTTCCCCCTTGAAAAAATCGCAAACGCCCATCTTCTGATGGAGCAGAACGCAGCAAACGGAAAAGTTGTTGTTGTCATTGAAGAATGA
- a CDS encoding winged helix-turn-helix transcriptional regulator: MVNFPENLMGIPCPIERTIILIGDKWSLLLIRQLYLAKGPMRFNELLKSMKPISSKTLSSKLKDLVIYEIVEKHVENTTPVKIEYSLTEKGQDLTDVLLSMAEWSQKWHNC; the protein is encoded by the coding sequence ATGGTCAATTTTCCGGAAAACTTAATGGGCATACCCTGTCCTATAGAAAGAACAATTATCCTGATCGGGGACAAGTGGAGTCTTTTATTGATACGGCAATTATATCTCGCAAAGGGTCCGATGAGATTTAACGAATTATTGAAGTCCATGAAACCAATTAGCTCGAAAACACTTTCTTCAAAGCTTAAAGATCTTGTAATCTATGAAATTGTTGAAAAACATGTGGAGAATACCACGCCGGTAAAGATAGAATATTCCCTGACAGAAAAAGGTCAAGATCTCACAGATGTTTTACTTTCGATGGCTGAATGGAGCCAGAAGTGGCATAATTGCTAA
- a CDS encoding chemotaxis protein CheW, giving the protein MTESIREEHPEAGIVGGAREERLQQGSIAENVQVVEFLLGKEHFAIDLFDVREVVEYTTITKLPNTPSYIRGIIDLRGEITTIIDLKEQMNIRADIEVKDDDSRIIVLDDRITRSKIGIMVDDVSSVSTFSLAQVDKTAIAETSADAHIIGIIKKKTKIKEKDITELIIWIDIRHLLGTINHTA; this is encoded by the coding sequence ATGACAGAATCCATACGTGAAGAACATCCTGAAGCCGGGATCGTGGGAGGGGCACGGGAGGAAAGACTGCAGCAGGGCAGTATTGCAGAGAATGTACAGGTGGTGGAGTTTCTCCTCGGCAAGGAGCACTTCGCTATCGACCTCTTCGATGTCAGAGAGGTCGTCGAATACACCACCATCACAAAACTTCCAAACACTCCCTCCTATATCAGGGGGATCATCGATCTTCGAGGCGAGATCACCACGATCATCGACCTGAAGGAGCAGATGAACATCCGAGCCGATATCGAGGTCAAAGACGATGACAGCCGAATCATCGTCCTCGATGACCGGATCACCAGATCAAAGATCGGGATCATGGTCGATGACGTCTCATCAGTCTCCACCTTTTCACTGGCACAGGTCGACAAGACTGCGATCGCAGAGACCAGCGCAGACGCCCATATCATCGGCATCATCAAGAAGAAGACAAAAATCAAAGAGAAGGATATAACAGAACTGATCATCTGGATCGATATCCGACACCTGCTCGGGACCATCAACCATACGGCCTGA
- a CDS encoding class I SAM-dependent methyltransferase, whose product MMDRDEVLPVSQWCLQAVKKEGEVVRQRLIHEGVLDLSLRVRAEGDHLLFPVTEPISGAVRSEFIPQPGHPILPRHEQIGGIAILQERDMAGAATLLASRPSLHTVLYPVSPVEGEYRTRQFEVLAGEETTRTVYLEYGLHFEFDLSTVYFSARLANERQRLLSLMEEGEAVLDMFAGAGPFAITLAGRASQVVACDLNPAAVLQMQVNARLNRCRNLLPVLADAGHLKGIFLPGQFDRVVMNLPLSKGAFVADAIFLCRPSGMVHLYMLESTEGEALPLLKDLPVAGVRERRVRSYSPGQWHAVYDIAVSGSIE is encoded by the coding sequence ATGATGGATCGTGATGAGGTGCTGCCGGTGAGCCAGTGGTGTCTGCAGGCAGTGAAGAAGGAGGGGGAAGTTGTCAGGCAGCGGCTGATTCATGAGGGGGTGCTGGACCTCTCCCTCCGGGTCAGAGCAGAGGGGGATCATCTCCTCTTTCCAGTGACTGAGCCGATCAGCGGGGCGGTCAGGTCAGAGTTCATTCCGCAACCTGGTCACCCGATCCTTCCCCGTCATGAACAGATTGGGGGGATTGCGATCCTGCAGGAGCGGGACATGGCTGGAGCGGCCACCCTGCTGGCCTCCCGCCCCTCGCTCCATACCGTGTTGTACCCGGTCTCACCGGTGGAGGGAGAGTACCGGACCCGGCAGTTCGAGGTGCTGGCCGGGGAGGAGACGACCCGGACTGTCTACCTGGAGTACGGGCTTCACTTCGAGTTCGACCTTTCGACCGTCTACTTCTCTGCCCGCCTGGCCAACGAGCGGCAACGTCTCCTCTCCTTGATGGAGGAGGGTGAGGCGGTGCTCGATATGTTTGCCGGGGCCGGTCCGTTCGCGATCACCCTGGCCGGCAGGGCCTCGCAGGTCGTCGCCTGTGACCTGAATCCCGCCGCGGTGCTGCAGATGCAGGTCAATGCCCGGTTGAACCGATGCCGGAACCTGCTGCCGGTCCTGGCCGATGCCGGCCACCTGAAGGGTATCTTCCTGCCCGGACAGTTCGATCGGGTGGTGATGAACCTCCCGCTCTCCAAGGGGGCTTTCGTTGCAGACGCCATCTTCCTCTGCCGGCCCAGCGGCATGGTCCACCTGTACATGCTCGAATCAACCGAGGGCGAGGCGCTGCCCCTACTCAAGGATCTACCCGTTGCAGGGGTCCGAGAGCGGAGGGTCCGGTCGTACTCCCCAGGGCAGTGGCATGCGGTCTATGATATTGCCGTCTCTGGATCTATAGAATAA
- the acgM gene encoding radical SAM/SPASM domain protein, ACGX system, which yields MKKTMEQYFAFQLHITDRCDQCCQHCYIYSENSSAPVRELTYEQIVDIIDNCTDMCRKIQRIPYYYITGGDPILHKDFWKVLELLKSKNIPFGILGNPFHLNAEICTKLKHLGCERYQLSIDGLRKTHDAIRKPGSFDTTIEKIAYIRDAGIICAVMTTVSHSNLLEIPGIIDLVVKNHVDVFAFARYCPTSFERCTHVSPMQYKALLKKCWEKFEEYKDRGTTFNLKDHLWTLYLYEKGLFSIPKGLDATTIYDGCNCGNCHLTILSNGEIYACRRFESNIGNIFKDRLYDVFFGSEMDKKYRESKKFEKCSTCELLRFCRGCPAVAYGYTHDFYAADPQCWKGVI from the coding sequence ATGAAAAAAACCATGGAACAATATTTTGCATTTCAATTGCATATCACTGACCGGTGCGATCAGTGTTGCCAGCATTGTTATATCTATTCAGAAAATAGTTCTGCCCCGGTCAGGGAACTGACATATGAGCAGATTGTAGACATCATAGATAATTGTACGGATATGTGCCGGAAAATCCAGCGCATCCCGTATTATTATATAACGGGCGGAGATCCGATCTTACACAAAGACTTCTGGAAAGTCCTTGAACTGCTGAAATCGAAAAACATCCCATTCGGCATTCTAGGCAACCCATTTCATCTCAACGCAGAAATCTGTACAAAACTGAAACACCTTGGTTGTGAGCGATACCAGCTCTCCATTGACGGCCTCCGAAAGACACATGACGCAATCCGCAAACCCGGTTCTTTCGATACGACAATAGAAAAAATTGCGTATATCCGTGATGCTGGTATCATCTGTGCTGTTATGACAACAGTCTCTCATTCAAATTTACTGGAGATACCTGGAATCATTGACCTTGTTGTGAAAAACCACGTTGATGTTTTTGCCTTTGCCCGGTATTGCCCGACCAGTTTTGAAAGATGCACCCATGTTTCACCGATGCAGTATAAGGCATTGTTGAAAAAATGCTGGGAAAAATTCGAGGAGTACAAAGACAGAGGGACTACCTTTAATCTCAAGGATCACTTGTGGACGCTATATCTCTATGAAAAGGGTCTCTTCTCCATTCCCAAAGGACTTGACGCAACTACCATCTATGATGGGTGCAACTGTGGTAACTGCCACCTGACAATCCTATCGAACGGAGAAATATACGCCTGCCGCAGATTTGAAAGCAATATCGGCAATATTTTCAAAGACCGGTTATATGATGTGTTTTTCGGCAGCGAAATGGATAAAAAATACCGGGAATCCAAAAAGTTTGAAAAATGTTCAACCTGTGAACTTCTCCGTTTCTGCCGTGGCTGTCCTGCTGTCGCGTATGGATACACACATGATTTTTATGCAGCAGATCCGCAGTGCTGGAAAGGTGTGATATGA
- a CDS encoding DUF63 family protein: protein MGCFLTATFLVWYGLRYSQVAVNILLIILALAIVVSGAVWGFMRYVLKWEYASDPLYCVLIFGQLLDASATSYGIDLHPMAFRESQVVGGALIAWTGTAFSMFLLKFAVLFPAVYILQHYRKEAPPILWHLVLFTMIVVGFAPGVRDMARMVFFV from the coding sequence CTGGGTTGCTTCCTCACTGCCACATTCCTGGTATGGTACGGGCTTAGGTACTCACAGGTTGCGGTAAACATCCTTCTCATTATCCTCGCACTTGCCATCGTCGTCTCTGGCGCAGTCTGGGGATTCATGCGGTACGTGCTCAAATGGGAATATGCAAGCGATCCACTGTACTGTGTGCTGATCTTTGGCCAGCTGCTGGACGCAAGCGCTACGAGTTATGGCATCGACCTGCACCCCATGGCCTTTCGTGAATCGCAGGTTGTGGGAGGCGCCCTGATTGCATGGACCGGAACAGCATTTTCGATGTTCCTTCTGAAATTTGCAGTTCTGTTTCCCGCAGTATACATCCTCCAGCACTATCGAAAGGAGGCCCCACCGATCCTCTGGCACCTAGTCCTGTTTACCATGATCGTTGTGGGATTTGCGCCTGGTGTACGGGATATGGCCCGGATGGTATTTTTCGTATAG
- the hmgA gene encoding hydroxymethylglutaryl-CoA reductase (NADPH), whose product MDEYLAALRNRTQKLYALEKVLPPAEAVKVRRTFIEEETGTTLEHVGAYTMAIDQAVKKNIENMIGAVQIPVGVAGPLRVHGEYADGEYYLPLATTEGALVASVNRGCSAITAAGGAEVRIIRDGMTRAPVFATDSVIHARSVVDWVEANQDRIRAVAESTTSHGRLIGTMTSVAGTSVYLRLEFDTKDAMGMNMATIAGTAVSTMVAEETGARLISVSGNLCTDKKPAAINVVLGRGKTVVAGVHLTEDLCRTIFKTSAAIISEVNMRKNLVGSARAGALGFNAQAANVIAATFIACGQDPAHVVEGSSCITTVDPVEDGIYVAVTIPALQVGTVGGGTGLATQRECLALLGANGGGEPAGSHAKKLAEIIAAGVLAGELSLLGALGAGHLAKAHQQLGRGEVPRT is encoded by the coding sequence ATGGATGAGTACCTCGCTGCGCTTCGGAACAGAACGCAGAAACTGTATGCCCTTGAGAAGGTCCTCCCGCCGGCAGAGGCCGTCAAGGTCAGGCGGACCTTCATCGAAGAGGAGACCGGAACCACCCTTGAACACGTCGGCGCCTACACGATGGCGATCGACCAGGCGGTCAAAAAGAATATCGAGAATATGATCGGAGCCGTGCAGATTCCAGTCGGGGTGGCCGGCCCGCTGCGGGTTCACGGCGAGTACGCAGATGGGGAGTATTACCTCCCGCTGGCCACCACTGAAGGGGCGCTCGTCGCCTCGGTGAACCGCGGATGCAGCGCGATCACTGCGGCCGGCGGGGCCGAGGTGAGGATCATCCGTGACGGAATGACCAGAGCTCCAGTCTTCGCCACTGACTCGGTGATTCATGCCCGGTCGGTCGTCGACTGGGTAGAAGCCAATCAGGACCGGATCCGGGCCGTGGCAGAGTCGACCACCTCACATGGCAGGTTGATCGGGACCATGACCAGCGTGGCCGGGACCAGTGTCTATCTCCGACTCGAGTTCGATACCAAGGACGCGATGGGGATGAATATGGCCACGATCGCCGGGACAGCGGTCAGCACCATGGTGGCCGAGGAGACCGGAGCACGCCTGATCTCGGTCAGCGGCAACCTCTGCACCGACAAGAAGCCGGCGGCCATCAATGTGGTCCTCGGCAGGGGTAAAACCGTCGTTGCCGGGGTCCATCTGACCGAAGACCTCTGCCGGACGATCTTCAAGACCTCGGCAGCCATCATCTCCGAGGTGAACATGCGCAAGAACCTGGTCGGATCGGCCCGGGCTGGTGCGCTCGGGTTCAATGCCCAAGCTGCCAATGTGATCGCGGCGACGTTCATCGCCTGCGGTCAGGACCCGGCCCATGTGGTCGAAGGGTCCTCCTGTATCACCACCGTCGACCCGGTTGAAGATGGAATCTATGTGGCGGTGACGATTCCGGCCCTCCAGGTCGGCACCGTCGGCGGCGGAACCGGCCTCGCCACCCAGAGGGAATGCCTCGCCCTGCTCGGGGCCAACGGAGGCGGCGAACCGGCCGGCAGCCATGCAAAGAAGCTGGCCGAGATCATCGCCGCTGGGGTGCTGGCTGGGGAACTCTCACTGCTCGGGGCTCTCGGGGCCGGTCACCTGGCCAAGGCCCATCAGCAGCTCGGACGGGGAGAGGTCCCTAGAACCTGA
- a CDS encoding DUF63 family protein produces MIFAGKDDGMISEFIMKYYIDPIRYGQPYTLVDTLTYAAILIIALYLVYLWLNRAGILVDRTFVLATVPFIVLGGLLRVVEDTGFITSDIHFLLITPLIFFVLFFFTVAALLLSRTLERAGTSPHTISGTPVLEHWVASSLPHSWYGTGLGTHRLR; encoded by the coding sequence ATGATTTTTGCAGGGAAGGATGACGGTATGATCAGCGAATTTATCATGAAGTATTACATCGATCCCATCCGGTACGGCCAGCCGTACACCCTGGTGGACACCCTGACCTATGCTGCGATTCTCATTATCGCGTTGTATCTGGTCTATCTCTGGCTGAACCGGGCCGGGATTCTGGTGGACAGGACATTTGTCCTTGCCACAGTACCGTTCATCGTTCTCGGGGGTCTCCTGCGGGTTGTCGAGGATACCGGATTCATCACGTCCGATATCCACTTCCTCCTCATCACGCCGCTGATATTTTTTGTACTGTTCTTCTTTACGGTCGCTGCGCTGCTCCTATCGCGGACTCTTGAACGTGCCGGGACCTCGCCTCATACTATATCGGGTACGCCGGTATTGGAACACTGGGTTGCTTCCTCACTGCCACATTCCTGGTATGGTACGGGCTTAGGTACTCACAGGTTGCGGTAA